A section of the Salmo trutta chromosome 4, fSalTru1.1, whole genome shotgun sequence genome encodes:
- the LOC115192509 gene encoding 39S ribosomal protein L55, mitochondrial — protein MALQKVWTTKSVLNRCLQAVVAQSHFLPVSSLHTTTTQHNSNKTSIVRSSRQKYERLYPLLLVQPDGSTINIRYKEPKRILMMPVDISTLSEEERKMRMRKRDPRKGAVKQTVEFEDDFKVDDYSKFWKK, from the exons ATGGCCCTACAGAAAGTATGGACGACGAAGAGTGTTTTAAACAG ATGTCTACAAGCGGTGGTTGCTCAGAGTCATTTCCTTCCTGTATCAAGTTTACACACAACAACCACTCAGCACAACTCCAACAAGACATCAATTGTACGAAGCAGTCGACAGAAGTATGAAAGGTTGTATCCACTGTTGCTCGTACAACCCGATGGTTCCACAATTAACATTAGGTACAAAGAGCCCAAGAGGATACTCATG ATGCCTGTGGACATCAGTACACTCTCAGAGGAAGAAAGGAAAATGAGGATGCGGAAGCGGGATCCCAGGAAGGGAGCTGTTAAGCAGACAGTGGAATTCGAAGATGATTTCAAAGTGGATGATTACAGCAAGTTTTGGAAGAAGTGA